One genomic region from Neisseria weaveri encodes:
- a CDS encoding YceI family protein, producing MKKIISTVFLSALATTAGAATYQIDGHHTNARFSIDHFNTSTNVGGFYNLGGTLEFDPAKRTGSIDLSIPVNSIQTGSQDFTNHLKSADLFNAAKYPEIRFTSTKFNFNGKKLLSVDGKLTMLGKTHPVKLKAQKFNCYDSPILKTQVCGGDFTTTIDRTKWGINYLVDAGMTKQVALTIQIEAGKK from the coding sequence ATGAAAAAAATCATTTCCACTGTGTTTTTAAGTGCATTGGCTACGACTGCCGGTGCGGCGACTTATCAGATTGACGGCCATCACACCAATGCCCGTTTCAGTATCGACCACTTCAATACCAGCACCAACGTCGGCGGTTTCTACAATTTGGGCGGTACTCTGGAGTTCGATCCCGCCAAACGCACCGGTTCGATAGACTTGAGCATTCCTGTGAACTCCATTCAAACAGGCAGTCAAGACTTCACGAATCACCTGAAATCGGCCGACTTGTTCAATGCGGCCAAATACCCCGAAATCCGCTTTACCTCGACCAAGTTCAATTTCAACGGCAAAAAACTGTTGTCGGTTGACGGCAAGCTCACTATGCTGGGCAAAACCCATCCGGTTAAGCTCAAAGCACAAAAATTCAACTGCTACGACAGCCCGATTCTCAAAACCCAAGTTTGCGGCGGCGATTTCACCACCACCATCGACCGCACCAAATGGGGCATCAATTATCTGGTTGATGCCGGTATGACCAAGCAGGTCGCACTGACCATCCAAATCGAAGCCGGCAAGAAATAA
- a CDS encoding LysR family transcriptional regulator — MDTFLSMKVFRQVVENGSFTKAAERMDLSPAMVSKHVRHLESSIGAKLLLRNTRSLSLTEAGAEYYRQCAYALDTLDQAAQKAASGVEQAQGLLRLTAPVWFASSQFAQWLTEYSEQYPDITLEVVLDNRHKDLVSEGFDLALRASDEPAPSLIVRKLGKVNMLLCASANFIEHYGLPETPEQAAACPAVLPGYVDMRVRTLRHLNNGKNEELRLKPVFTSNNSVMVYQMILAGCGIGYGPDCLICDDLAKGRLVRLLPDYSMPSHPLYAAYADRQYLSAKVRSFIDFIGGKLGQSNPFL, encoded by the coding sequence TTGGATACATTTTTAAGTATGAAAGTTTTTCGCCAAGTTGTTGAAAACGGGAGCTTTACCAAAGCAGCGGAGCGTATGGATTTGTCTCCGGCGATGGTCAGCAAACATGTGCGCCATTTGGAAAGCAGCATCGGGGCTAAACTGCTGCTGCGCAATACCCGCAGTTTGAGCTTAACGGAAGCAGGAGCCGAGTATTACCGACAATGCGCTTATGCTTTGGATACATTGGATCAAGCGGCACAAAAAGCTGCTTCGGGTGTGGAACAGGCACAAGGTCTATTACGGCTGACGGCACCGGTATGGTTCGCTTCCTCGCAATTCGCACAATGGCTGACCGAATATTCCGAGCAGTATCCCGATATTACGCTGGAAGTGGTTTTAGACAACCGCCACAAAGATTTGGTAAGCGAAGGCTTCGACCTTGCCCTGCGTGCATCTGACGAACCTGCACCGTCGCTGATTGTACGCAAGCTCGGCAAAGTCAATATGCTGCTCTGTGCTTCGGCAAATTTTATCGAACATTACGGCCTGCCCGAAACCCCGGAACAAGCCGCGGCCTGCCCTGCAGTTTTGCCGGGATATGTCGATATGCGGGTGCGTACGCTCCGGCATCTTAATAACGGCAAAAATGAAGAGTTGCGCCTCAAGCCGGTATTTACCAGCAACAACAGCGTAATGGTTTACCAAATGATTTTGGCAGGCTGCGGCATCGGTTACGGGCCCGACTGCCTGATTTGCGACGATTTGGCCAAAGGCAGGCTGGTTCGGCTGCTGCCCGATTATTCGATGCCTTCCCATCCGCTTTATGCGGCTTATGCCGACCGCCAATACCTGAGCGCGAAGGTACGCAGCTTTATTGATTTCATTGGCGGCAAACTAGGGCAATCCAACCCTTTTTTGTAA
- the trmB gene encoding tRNA (guanosine(46)-N7)-methyltransferase TrmB produces MGNHNEQQTPDIPEEHKRSIRSFVLRQGHMTAAQQRAIDTMWPQFGIDYQNSTFDLNGAFGRGNPKVLEIGFGMGVATVEIAKRLPEKDFLAIDVHGPGVGNILKLIEEEKVSNIRVMRHDAVEVVEHMLADGSLDGIHIFFPDPWHKKRHHKRRLIQAPFVAKLLPKLKQGGYIHLATDWEEYAVQMLEVLSGFDELENTAQDYAPTPDYRPETKFEARGKRLGHGVWDLVFKRIK; encoded by the coding sequence ATGGGCAATCACAACGAACAGCAGACACCGGATATTCCCGAAGAACACAAGCGCAGCATCCGCAGCTTTGTTTTGCGCCAAGGCCATATGACGGCGGCACAGCAGCGTGCGATTGATACCATGTGGCCGCAATTCGGCATCGACTATCAAAACAGTACGTTTGATCTGAATGGAGCGTTCGGCCGCGGCAATCCCAAAGTGCTGGAAATCGGTTTCGGTATGGGCGTGGCGACGGTAGAAATTGCCAAACGCCTGCCTGAAAAAGACTTTTTGGCGATTGATGTGCACGGCCCGGGCGTGGGCAATATTTTGAAGCTGATTGAAGAAGAAAAAGTATCCAATATCAGAGTGATGCGCCATGATGCGGTGGAGGTGGTGGAGCATATGCTGGCCGACGGCAGCTTGGACGGCATCCATATTTTCTTTCCCGACCCCTGGCACAAGAAACGCCACCACAAACGCCGCCTGATTCAAGCGCCTTTTGTGGCGAAATTGTTGCCCAAGCTGAAGCAGGGCGGCTATATCCATTTGGCAACCGATTGGGAAGAATATGCGGTGCAGATGCTGGAAGTGTTGAGCGGCTTTGATGAGTTGGAAAACACTGCGCAGGATTACGCCCCCACGCCGGACTACCGGCCTGAAACCAAATTCGAAGCCCGCGGCAAACGGTTGGGGCACGGGGTGTGGGATTTGGTATTTAAGCGGATAAAATAA
- a CDS encoding IS481 family transposase: MNIHKNTRLTPHQRQAVWRAYTQDKITVTSLARQYQVSRVTIYRILKAARLQLLAPQNSTNNRFKQAKYGMKRLAKVEKNIEEKLKKQAKRYNKSYPGEMVHFYTKRLPLLQNQKATASRDYLFVAIDDYSRELYAAILPDRTAASAAKFLLRDVIDCCPYTIECAYSDNGMEYRGNASHPFAVACVQNNINQKFTRIARPQTNGKAERVIRTLMEMWHDKVPFMDSEHRQKELCRFVNFYNTVKPHKGLKGDTPFEVLQAYFSQSVV; encoded by the coding sequence ATGAACATCCATAAAAACACCCGCCTTACCCCACACCAACGCCAAGCCGTTTGGCGCGCCTATACACAGGATAAAATCACCGTTACCTCACTGGCCCGGCAATACCAAGTCAGCAGAGTTACCATTTACCGCATCCTAAAGGCCGCACGGTTGCAGCTGCTCGCACCACAAAACAGCACCAACAACCGTTTCAAACAGGCCAAATACGGAATGAAGCGTTTGGCAAAAGTGGAAAAAAACATCGAGGAAAAGCTCAAGAAACAGGCCAAACGCTACAACAAATCCTATCCCGGCGAAATGGTGCATTTCTACACCAAACGACTGCCTTTGTTGCAAAACCAAAAAGCAACCGCCTCGAGAGATTACCTGTTTGTCGCCATTGACGACTATTCCCGCGAGCTGTATGCGGCCATTTTGCCCGACCGTACAGCGGCTAGTGCAGCCAAGTTCCTTTTGCGTGATGTGATTGACTGTTGTCCTTATACCATCGAATGCGCCTATTCGGACAACGGCATGGAATACCGTGGCAATGCGTCGCATCCGTTTGCGGTTGCCTGTGTGCAGAACAACATCAACCAGAAGTTTACCCGTATTGCCCGACCGCAGACCAACGGTAAGGCAGAACGGGTAATCCGCACCCTGATGGAAATGTGGCATGACAAAGTTCCGTTTATGGATTCGGAACATAGGCAGAAGGAATTGTGCCGTTTTGTGAATTTTTATAACACGGTTAAGCCGCATAAGGGCTTGAAGGGCGATACGCCTTTTGAGGTTTTACAGGCTTATTTTTCTCAATCTGTTGTGTAA
- a CDS encoding DUF596 domain-containing protein — MNRQESIKQKYQARLETDVRRALNNAGVAMDVLWWIIEDFSDDFEEQTESFFILFKELLRRGHLKLQRDDKIIEHTPEEWEQIFRAVWSPAAEWWPQGPQYKETYLGEIDMSIWFVLGDCPAYAVWVDPEDGTEYWA; from the coding sequence ATGAACCGGCAAGAAAGTATTAAGCAAAAATATCAAGCACGTCTTGAAACCGATGTTCGGCGAGCATTAAATAATGCCGGTGTCGCCATGGATGTTTTATGGTGGATTATCGAAGATTTCTCCGATGATTTTGAAGAGCAGACGGAATCTTTTTTCATCTTATTTAAAGAACTGCTCCGCCGAGGCCATCTGAAACTGCAGCGCGACGACAAGATTATCGAACATACGCCCGAAGAGTGGGAGCAGATTTTTAGAGCCGTTTGGTCGCCTGCAGCAGAATGGTGGCCTCAAGGACCGCAGTACAAAGAAACATACTTGGGAGAAATTGATATGAGCATTTGGTTTGTTCTCGGTGATTGTCCCGCCTACGCCGTTTGGGTAGACCCCGAAGACGGCACAGAATACTGGGCTTGA
- the serS gene encoding serine--tRNA ligase, whose translation MLDIQLLRNETAAVASRLADRGYEFDTASFEAMEAKRKQLQVRTEELQAARNSESKKIGMLKGQGKHEEAEQVMAEVARIKEELEKTANDYEAVQTELDSWVMGIPNLPYVDVPKGQNETENVEVRKVGTPKEFDFDIKDHVDLGAPLGLDFESGAKLSGSRFTVMKGSIARLHRALAQLMLDTHTSLHGYTEFYTPYIVNDSALFGTGQLPKFSEDLFHVTRGGDESKQTQYLIPTAEVTLTNTVADTILPSDALPLKLTAHSPCFRSEAGAYGKDVRGLIRQHQFDKVEMVQVVHPDHSYQALEEMVSHAERILQLLELPYRVIVLCTGDMGFGASKTYDLEVWVPAQNTYREISSCSNCEDFQARRMKARFKDENGKNRLVHTLNGSGLAVGRTLVAVLENHQNADGSINIPKALQPYMGGKTKLEAA comes from the coding sequence ATGTTAGACATCCAACTTCTCCGTAACGAAACTGCTGCTGTTGCCTCTCGTTTGGCTGATCGCGGTTATGAATTTGATACTGCTTCTTTTGAAGCTATGGAAGCTAAGCGTAAACAGTTGCAAGTGCGTACAGAGGAATTGCAGGCCGCCAGAAACAGTGAGTCTAAAAAAATCGGTATGCTTAAAGGCCAAGGTAAGCATGAAGAAGCTGAACAAGTGATGGCTGAAGTTGCCAGAATTAAAGAAGAGTTAGAAAAAACGGCCAATGATTATGAAGCGGTTCAGACTGAATTGGATTCTTGGGTAATGGGTATTCCTAATCTGCCGTACGTAGATGTGCCGAAAGGACAAAACGAAACCGAAAATGTTGAAGTGCGTAAAGTGGGTACGCCCAAAGAATTTGATTTTGATATCAAAGATCATGTAGATTTAGGCGCACCTTTGGGATTGGATTTCGAATCCGGAGCTAAACTTTCAGGCTCGCGTTTTACGGTAATGAAGGGCTCGATTGCCCGCCTGCATCGTGCTTTGGCTCAACTTATGTTGGATACCCATACTTCACTGCACGGCTATACTGAGTTTTATACGCCTTATATTGTGAATGACTCGGCGTTATTTGGCACTGGCCAGCTGCCTAAATTCAGTGAAGATCTGTTTCATGTTACGCGCGGTGGTGATGAAAGTAAGCAAACACAATATCTGATTCCGACTGCAGAAGTTACATTGACAAATACGGTTGCAGATACGATTTTGCCTTCAGATGCCCTACCCTTGAAGTTGACTGCTCACTCTCCCTGTTTCCGTTCTGAAGCCGGTGCTTACGGTAAAGATGTCCGCGGTTTGATCCGCCAACATCAATTTGACAAGGTTGAGATGGTTCAAGTTGTGCATCCGGACCATTCTTACCAAGCGCTTGAGGAAATGGTTTCCCATGCAGAAAGAATTTTGCAGTTGTTGGAGCTTCCTTATCGCGTGATTGTGTTGTGTACCGGCGATATGGGCTTCGGTGCCAGCAAGACTTATGATTTGGAAGTATGGGTTCCGGCTCAGAATACTTACCGTGAAATCTCCAGTTGCTCTAATTGTGAAGATTTTCAAGCACGACGCATGAAAGCCCGTTTTAAAGATGAAAACGGTAAAAACCGTCTGGTGCATACATTGAACGGTTCTGGCTTGGCTGTCGGAAGAACTTTGGTTGCGGTGTTGGAAAACCATCAGAATGCTGACGGTAGCATTAATATTCCTAAGGCTTTGCAACCTTATATGGGCGGCAAAACCAAGCTGGAAGCAGCATAA
- a CDS encoding LysE/ArgO family amino acid transporter — MTAFFNGLMITGGLIIAIGAQNAFVLKQGLLKQNISIVVLLCWLCDFVLIACGTFGVSALFSQNSTASLILSASGGIFLLLYGLAGLKRAFRANNALIVAAGNKIDPPTAWKTATATLAITLLNPHVYIDTIMLIGGSAAALSFQEKWYFLSGALMTSAIWFCSIGFGARLLLPLFRRETTWQILDLIIAVMMFYLSYTLLLPVWEIL; from the coding sequence ATGACGGCTTTTTTTAACGGTTTGATGATTACCGGTGGTTTGATTATCGCTATTGGTGCTCAGAATGCTTTTGTTTTAAAGCAAGGCTTGTTGAAGCAGAATATCAGCATTGTGGTTTTGCTTTGCTGGTTATGCGATTTTGTACTCATAGCCTGCGGAACGTTTGGTGTATCCGCCCTTTTCTCTCAAAACAGCACGGCTTCATTAATCTTATCTGCATCAGGCGGGATATTTCTGTTACTTTATGGATTGGCGGGCTTGAAGCGGGCTTTTCGGGCAAATAATGCTTTAATAGTCGCTGCCGGAAATAAAATTGACCCCCCTACTGCTTGGAAAACGGCTACTGCAACGTTAGCCATTACTCTGCTGAATCCGCATGTTTATATTGATACCATTATGTTGATTGGCGGTAGTGCGGCAGCTTTGTCTTTTCAAGAAAAATGGTATTTTTTATCAGGTGCTTTAATGACTTCCGCCATTTGGTTTTGCAGTATCGGGTTTGGTGCAAGACTGTTGTTGCCTTTATTTCGGAGGGAAACAACTTGGCAGATATTGGACCTTATAATTGCGGTCATGATGTTTTACTTATCTTATACATTGCTCTTACCGGTTTGGGAAATACTTTAA
- the holA gene encoding DNA polymerase III subunit delta translates to MAAIQIEQFSEQMALQPLYVIHGEEDLLRIEALDILRLAAKQQGYLNREIYTADSASFDWNELLHSAGSMGLFADLKLLEIHVPNGKPGKQGGEVLQAIAEHLPEDTVVVVIFPKLEKAQIQAKWFTALSSKGWVFEAKPVSEAALKPWIEGRLKKKKLNIEPDALALFADRVEGNLLAAKQEIDKLALVYPQGYTVSVTDAENAVANVARFDVFQLASAWMKGDAARVTRLLEGLEADGEEPVLLLWAVAEDIRTLIRLTAALKQGQSVQAVRNSLRLWGDKQTLAPIAVKRIQINRLLQALQDCAKIDRIIKGAETGNAWSEFKHLVTGLAV, encoded by the coding sequence ATGGCAGCTATACAAATCGAGCAGTTTTCCGAACAAATGGCTTTACAGCCGTTATATGTTATTCATGGCGAAGAAGATTTGCTGCGAATTGAAGCTTTGGATATTTTGCGCTTGGCGGCCAAGCAGCAAGGCTATTTGAATCGGGAAATCTATACTGCCGATTCTGCTTCTTTTGATTGGAACGAATTGCTTCATTCGGCAGGAAGCATGGGATTGTTTGCCGATTTAAAATTGTTGGAAATCCACGTTCCTAACGGAAAACCCGGAAAGCAGGGCGGAGAAGTTTTGCAGGCTATTGCAGAACATCTTCCTGAAGACACCGTTGTCGTCGTCATATTTCCCAAGTTAGAAAAAGCACAAATACAAGCTAAATGGTTTACTGCTTTATCTTCCAAAGGTTGGGTGTTTGAAGCCAAGCCGGTTAGCGAGGCTGCATTGAAACCTTGGATAGAAGGCCGTCTGAAAAAAAAGAAACTAAACATCGAGCCAGATGCTTTGGCTTTATTTGCAGATCGGGTTGAAGGGAACCTGCTTGCGGCCAAACAGGAAATAGACAAACTGGCTTTGGTATACCCCCAAGGCTATACCGTTAGCGTGACCGATGCGGAAAATGCCGTAGCCAATGTGGCCCGTTTTGATGTGTTCCAATTGGCAAGCGCTTGGATGAAGGGCGATGCAGCACGCGTGACCAGGCTGCTCGAAGGCTTGGAAGCAGACGGGGAAGAGCCTGTATTGTTATTGTGGGCGGTGGCAGAAGATATCCGAACCTTGATACGCCTGACGGCCGCTTTGAAACAAGGACAGAGCGTGCAGGCGGTAAGAAATAGCTTAAGATTGTGGGGAGACAAACAGACTTTAGCCCCCATAGCTGTCAAACGCATTCAGATTAACCGTCTGCTTCAGGCTTTACAAGATTGTGCCAAGATAGACCGCATTATCAAAGGAGCGGAAACAGGGAATGCATGGTCGGAATTCAAACATTTGGTTACGGGGCTGGCTGTATAA